A region from the Gemmatimonadota bacterium genome encodes:
- a CDS encoding MerR family transcriptional regulator encodes MKPEPVQEFFSIGEVCDLTDLKPHVLRYWESQFKFLNPAKNRSGNRVYQRREIELIHLVKQLLYTEKYTIDGARQKVDEYRRGGQVKGAARDALTVEAAAALEAELEQLARILEGVEPVPQATDAPVA; translated from the coding sequence ATGAAGCCGGAGCCGGTGCAGGAGTTCTTTTCGATCGGCGAGGTCTGTGACCTGACCGACCTCAAGCCGCACGTACTGCGGTACTGGGAGAGCCAGTTCAAGTTTCTCAACCCGGCCAAGAACCGATCCGGGAACCGCGTGTACCAGCGCCGCGAGATCGAGCTGATCCACCTGGTCAAGCAGCTGCTCTACACGGAGAAGTACACCATCGATGGGGCGCGCCAGAAGGTCGATGAATACCGTCGCGGCGGCCAGGTGAAAGGGGCGGCGCGCGACGCGTTGACCGTCGAAGCCGCGGCGGCCCTCGAGGCGGAGCTGGAGCAGCTGGCGCGGATCCTGGAGGGGGTGGAACCGGTCCCCCAGGCGACCGACGCCCCCGTGGCGTAG
- a CDS encoding NAD(P)-dependent glycerol-3-phosphate dehydrogenase has protein sequence MRAAVIGGGAWGTALAHVLASRGHETVLWAREADVVEHINATHANPRFLAGATLHEALRATTRMSEAVDAAECVVFAAPSHVLRTVVQSGAASVPAGATLVVATKGIERSTLALMTDVVAAEVRGRPVVALSGPSFAQEVVHGQPTAVVAASHDRAAREQVQRALSGGPLRLYTSEDVTGVELGGALKNVMAVATGIAEGVGLGLNSRAALITRGLAEMIRLGVSVGARVETFAGLAGMGDLVLTCTGALSRNRAVGIAVGQGASLAEVLASTESVAEGVVTTTSALALAERQAVDMPIARAVSRVLFESASAREVVAELMGRELRPERDG, from the coding sequence ATGCGCGCGGCAGTGATCGGCGGCGGAGCCTGGGGGACCGCCCTGGCGCATGTGCTGGCCTCCCGCGGCCACGAGACCGTGTTGTGGGCGCGCGAGGCGGACGTCGTGGAGCATATCAATGCCACGCATGCCAACCCCCGCTTCCTCGCCGGCGCCACGTTGCACGAGGCCCTGCGCGCGACCACCCGGATGTCCGAGGCGGTGGACGCGGCGGAGTGCGTCGTGTTTGCGGCGCCGTCGCATGTTTTGCGCACGGTCGTGCAGTCCGGGGCGGCGTCGGTGCCCGCTGGTGCCACGCTCGTGGTAGCGACCAAGGGGATCGAGCGGTCGACCCTCGCGCTCATGACGGACGTGGTCGCCGCCGAGGTGCGCGGGCGCCCCGTCGTCGCCCTGTCCGGGCCGAGTTTTGCCCAGGAGGTCGTGCACGGGCAACCCACCGCCGTGGTCGCGGCCTCGCACGATCGCGCCGCACGCGAACAGGTGCAACGTGCTCTGAGTGGAGGGCCCCTGCGGCTGTACACAAGCGAGGACGTCACCGGGGTTGAACTCGGCGGAGCCCTCAAGAATGTCATGGCCGTCGCGACCGGTATCGCCGAGGGAGTCGGGTTGGGGCTGAATTCGCGGGCGGCCCTCATCACCCGCGGGTTGGCGGAGATGATCCGACTCGGCGTCAGCGTGGGAGCCCGGGTGGAGACGTTCGCCGGGCTCGCGGGGATGGGTGATCTCGTCCTGACCTGCACCGGAGCGTTAAGCCGCAATCGGGCAGTCGGGATTGCGGTGGGGCAGGGTGCGTCCCTCGCCGAGGTCCTCGCGAGTACCGAGAGTGTCGCGGAAGGCGTGGTGACCACCACCAGCGCCCTGGCGTTGGCGGAGCGACAAGCCGTCGACATGCCGATCGCGCGGGCGGTGTCCCGTGTGTTGTTCGAATCCGCCTCGGCGCGGGAAGTCGTTGCCGAGTTGATGGGCCGCGAGCTGCGGCCGGAGCGTGATGGATGA
- the plsY gene encoding glycerol-3-phosphate 1-O-acyltransferase PlsY: protein MGEGGRWLGLVVAYLGGSTPFAYLAGRLLRGIDLREHGSGNLGATNVLRTLGAGAAVVVLLLDAAKGAVPVLFFREWFAGPPGVWWPALFGVAAITGHVRPYLGVFRGGGKGVATAAGVFAALSPTAMAVALLVFAVLVAATRYVSVGSIGAGLVLAITSAVLYGPTSVRSLLALLVAGFVVFTHRANIGRLQRGEESRLGAPAAGAR, encoded by the coding sequence GTGGGCGAGGGCGGACGCTGGCTCGGCCTGGTGGTGGCATACCTCGGGGGCTCGACCCCCTTTGCGTACCTCGCCGGCCGGCTGCTCCGTGGCATTGACCTGCGGGAGCACGGGAGTGGCAACCTCGGCGCCACCAACGTCCTGCGCACGTTAGGCGCCGGGGCCGCGGTGGTGGTCCTGCTGCTGGATGCGGCCAAAGGCGCCGTGCCGGTGCTGTTCTTCCGCGAGTGGTTTGCTGGGCCCCCCGGGGTGTGGTGGCCGGCCCTGTTTGGCGTGGCCGCCATCACCGGGCACGTGCGTCCCTACCTCGGCGTGTTTCGTGGGGGGGGGAAGGGCGTGGCGACGGCGGCCGGCGTATTCGCTGCCCTGTCGCCGACCGCCATGGCCGTAGCGCTGCTGGTGTTTGCGGTCCTGGTGGCGGCAACGCGCTACGTGTCCGTCGGATCGATCGGCGCGGGGCTCGTCCTGGCGATCACGTCGGCCGTCCTGTACGGCCCGACGTCGGTACGCTCGCTCCTGGCGCTCTTGGTCGCTGGGTTTGTCGTGTTTACCCACCGGGCCAACATCGGGCGACTGCAGCGCGGCGAGGAGTCGCGGCTCGGTGCTCCCGCCGCGGGAGCGCGTTAG
- the der gene encoding ribosome biogenesis GTPase Der produces MSLPVVALVGRPNVGKSALFNRIVGDGAAIVSEEAGTTRDRHFARAEWNGSSFWLVDTGGITDDSRGLMEQEIRRQVDEAIAEADLLLLVVDARAGLHPIDQRIVEILRETGKPHLLVANKVDQPSATDYYEFYALGLGDPIPVSAISGKQSGDLLDALVERIPVMPPEPVESLRVAVIGRPNVGKSSFVNRLLGEERLVVSDEAGTTRDAIDTPMKYHGREIVFVDTAGLRRQSRVDDGIEFYSGLRTRRAIERADICCLLVDAQAGLEGQDLKIAHLAWDAGRGLVIIVNKWDLREKDDKTSARFERDAREKAPFLNFIPFVYTSALTGQRVTKVLDVLLEVEAERGKRISTSKVNERLEELLQRRQPPQAAGREIRLMYATQVETSPPVIAVFSNHPDLVEEHYIRFLHNGFRESWGFTGNPLRIVLRRKAA; encoded by the coding sequence ATGAGCCTGCCTGTCGTGGCCCTGGTCGGGCGGCCGAATGTCGGGAAGAGCGCCCTGTTCAACCGCATCGTGGGTGATGGGGCGGCCATCGTTTCCGAGGAAGCGGGGACCACCCGTGATCGGCACTTTGCACGGGCCGAATGGAACGGTTCGTCGTTCTGGCTGGTGGACACGGGCGGCATCACCGACGACTCCCGCGGGCTCATGGAGCAGGAGATCCGGCGGCAGGTGGACGAGGCGATCGCCGAGGCCGACCTGCTGCTCCTGGTGGTCGATGCCCGGGCCGGGTTGCACCCGATCGACCAGCGCATTGTCGAGATCCTGCGCGAGACGGGCAAACCACACTTGTTGGTCGCGAACAAGGTGGACCAGCCATCGGCGACCGACTACTACGAGTTCTACGCTCTCGGACTCGGCGACCCAATCCCGGTCTCGGCGATCAGCGGGAAGCAAAGTGGTGACTTGCTGGATGCGCTGGTGGAGCGCATCCCGGTGATGCCACCTGAGCCGGTCGAGAGCCTCCGGGTGGCCGTGATCGGGCGTCCCAATGTCGGCAAATCGTCGTTTGTGAATCGCCTGCTGGGTGAGGAGCGCCTCGTCGTGAGCGACGAAGCCGGCACCACGCGCGACGCGATCGACACGCCGATGAAGTACCACGGCCGCGAGATCGTCTTCGTCGATACCGCCGGCCTCCGTCGGCAATCACGGGTCGACGATGGCATCGAGTTCTACTCCGGCCTACGCACGCGCCGCGCCATCGAACGGGCCGACATCTGTTGCCTGCTCGTGGATGCACAAGCCGGGTTGGAGGGGCAGGACCTCAAGATCGCGCACCTGGCGTGGGACGCCGGTCGCGGGCTCGTCATTATCGTGAACAAGTGGGACCTGAGGGAGAAGGACGACAAGACCTCGGCGCGCTTCGAGCGCGATGCCCGGGAGAAGGCGCCGTTCCTGAACTTCATCCCGTTTGTCTACACGTCGGCGCTGACGGGCCAGCGGGTGACGAAGGTGCTGGACGTGTTGCTCGAGGTCGAGGCGGAGCGCGGGAAGCGGATCTCCACCTCCAAGGTGAACGAGCGGCTCGAGGAGTTGCTGCAGCGTCGCCAGCCGCCGCAGGCCGCGGGGCGCGAAATCCGGTTGATGTACGCGACCCAGGTGGAGACGTCGCCTCCGGTCATTGCTGTCTTCAGCAACCACCCGGACCTGGTGGAGGAGCACTACATCCGGTTCCTGCACAACGGGTTCCGTGAGTCGTGGGGGTTCACCGGCAATCCGTTGCGGATTGTCCTGCGGCGGAAGGCGGCCTGA
- a CDS encoding DUF512 domain-containing protein → MVRVARVQPESIAEELGIEPGTEIVAVDGRAIEDFLDWEFLTANDEFEVEVRTPAGEAIVFEIERPEGLALGVELEPPTVRRCANRCEFCFIEGLPKGLRKPLYVRDDDYRLSFAYGNFATLSNLKERDFERIIEYRLSPLYVSVHATPWDARKVLLNNPRVPDIVAQLRRLVAAGIEFHGQMVIVPGLNDGEVLEASLRDLWSFGAACRSVAIVPVGLTQFSHLYTGKTMDRERASELLAVAERWGARALHEREERWVFGSDELYLLSGAPLPDAAFYGDFPQVENGVGAVAMLRQRVADSLDTLPRLAGRRIGIVTGTAMRELMPPLLRELAAQTDAVLEMIPVENSLFGPTTTTAGLLVGADIRRALSARHDLDLALIPAETINDAGVFLDDDTFADVRASLPMPVFPSHDFIDVLAEVESTGVLLTGSTR, encoded by the coding sequence ATGGTTCGCGTCGCTCGGGTCCAACCCGAGAGCATCGCCGAAGAACTCGGCATCGAGCCCGGGACCGAGATCGTTGCCGTCGACGGACGTGCGATCGAGGACTTCCTTGACTGGGAGTTCCTCACGGCGAACGATGAGTTCGAGGTCGAGGTGAGGACGCCGGCTGGCGAGGCGATCGTCTTCGAAATCGAGCGCCCCGAAGGTTTGGCACTCGGGGTCGAGCTGGAGCCGCCGACGGTTCGTCGGTGTGCGAACCGGTGCGAGTTCTGCTTCATCGAGGGCCTGCCGAAGGGTCTGCGAAAACCCTTGTATGTGCGTGACGACGACTATCGCCTCTCGTTCGCGTACGGGAACTTCGCGACCCTCTCGAACCTCAAGGAGCGCGACTTCGAGCGCATCATCGAATACCGGCTTTCTCCGCTGTACGTGTCGGTGCATGCCACGCCGTGGGACGCCCGGAAGGTCCTCTTGAACAACCCGCGTGTCCCGGACATCGTCGCCCAGCTTCGGCGGCTGGTGGCCGCCGGGATCGAGTTCCACGGGCAGATGGTCATTGTTCCGGGGCTGAATGACGGGGAGGTCCTGGAGGCGTCCCTGCGTGACTTGTGGAGTTTTGGGGCCGCCTGTCGATCGGTCGCGATCGTTCCGGTGGGGCTCACCCAGTTCTCGCACCTGTACACCGGCAAGACGATGGATCGCGAGCGCGCCAGCGAGCTGCTGGCGGTGGCGGAACGGTGGGGGGCGCGAGCGCTTCACGAACGCGAGGAGCGCTGGGTGTTCGGTTCCGACGAGCTGTACCTGCTCTCGGGCGCTCCCTTGCCCGATGCCGCGTTTTACGGAGACTTCCCCCAGGTCGAGAATGGCGTGGGAGCCGTCGCCATGCTCCGACAGCGGGTGGCCGACTCACTGGACACCCTCCCGCGCCTTGCAGGGCGTCGAATCGGGATCGTCACGGGGACGGCCATGCGCGAGTTGATGCCACCGCTGCTGCGCGAACTCGCCGCCCAGACCGACGCGGTCCTGGAGATGATCCCGGTCGAGAACTCGCTGTTTGGCCCGACCACGACAACCGCCGGCCTGTTGGTCGGCGCGGATATTCGGCGCGCACTCAGCGCCCGTCACGACCTCGACCTGGCCTTGATCCCGGCCGAGACGATCAACGACGCCGGGGTGTTCCTCGACGACGACACCTTTGCTGACGTACGAGCGTCCCTCCCCATGCCGGTCTTTCCGTCGCACGATTTCATCGACGTCCTCGCGGAAGTCGAGTCCACCGGGGTTCTTCTCACCGGGAGCACGCGATGA
- the larC gene encoding nickel pincer cofactor biosynthesis protein LarC yields the protein MSPFAILDPFSGISGDMTLGALVGVGLDPGWLRALPGRLGLDGVEVKVFSVNRAGLAATKVEFVIPDQPHGRHLSEIRELVERADLSSEVKRTADEVFSGIAMIEGEAHGVSPEEVHLHEVGAVDAILDVVGVTGGFAELGLSEVYCGTISLGDGFVRAAHGVLPVPAPATLRLLEGWRVRPGPEGAGELVTPTGAALVRALARGAPPVTYVPRTVGLGAGTRDLVERPNVLRVIVAEHPDRVGGEERLVQLACDLDDMTAEGLAATAELLLGAGALDVVVLATHMKKGRPGMRLEVLCAPDEVSRLESLVFQHTTTLGVRRVGVERRSLERVGGRVEVDGHGVRVKVATLPNGDRRCKPEFDDVVAVARATGRTTTDVSRAALAAWNDRGGRV from the coding sequence ATGTCCCCTTTCGCCATCCTCGATCCGTTCAGCGGGATTTCTGGGGACATGACTCTGGGCGCGCTGGTCGGCGTGGGGCTCGACCCGGGATGGCTCCGCGCGTTGCCTGGACGACTCGGTCTTGATGGAGTCGAGGTGAAGGTCTTTTCGGTGAATCGCGCCGGACTCGCGGCGACGAAAGTGGAGTTTGTGATCCCGGATCAGCCACACGGCCGACACCTCTCGGAGATCCGGGAACTCGTGGAACGCGCCGACCTGTCGTCCGAGGTGAAGCGGACCGCGGATGAGGTCTTCAGCGGGATCGCGATGATCGAGGGCGAAGCCCACGGTGTTTCCCCCGAGGAAGTGCACCTCCACGAGGTGGGGGCCGTGGATGCGATTCTCGACGTGGTGGGGGTGACTGGGGGCTTTGCCGAACTCGGACTGTCGGAGGTGTATTGCGGCACGATTTCATTGGGCGACGGGTTCGTCCGGGCGGCCCACGGGGTCCTGCCGGTTCCCGCGCCAGCGACGTTGCGGCTGCTGGAGGGCTGGCGGGTGCGTCCGGGCCCGGAGGGTGCGGGTGAGCTGGTCACGCCGACGGGGGCGGCGTTGGTTCGCGCGCTGGCGCGGGGAGCCCCTCCGGTCACCTACGTGCCACGCACCGTCGGCCTTGGCGCCGGGACCCGGGACCTGGTTGAGCGGCCCAACGTCCTGCGGGTCATCGTCGCCGAGCATCCCGATCGGGTGGGCGGGGAAGAGCGTCTGGTCCAGCTGGCGTGTGACCTGGACGACATGACGGCCGAGGGGCTGGCGGCCACGGCAGAGCTCCTGCTGGGGGCCGGGGCGCTGGACGTGGTTGTCCTGGCGACCCACATGAAGAAGGGACGTCCGGGGATGCGTCTGGAAGTCTTGTGCGCTCCTGACGAAGTTTCCCGGCTGGAATCCCTGGTGTTCCAGCACACGACGACCCTGGGGGTGCGTCGGGTGGGGGTGGAGCGACGGTCGCTGGAACGCGTCGGGGGGCGGGTGGAGGTGGACGGCCACGGGGTGCGCGTGAAGGTGGCCACGCTGCCTAACGGGGACCGGCGATGCAAGCCGGAGTTTGATGACGTCGTGGCCGTGGCGCGGGCGACCGGCCGGACCACGACGGATGTGTCCCGCGCGGCGTTGGCCGCGTGGAACGATCGTGGCGGACGTGTGTAG
- a CDS encoding threonine synthase gives MSSWYLECSSCGARAEQHAPVGLCPACTQPYLAIYDGAPPRREDLLSRWDMWRYAPALPLLEGEAPVTLGEGCTPLTELPALADEVGVRRLWVKDEAVNPTASFKARGLAAAVTRAKHRGVPGLVVPTAGNAGAALAAYGAAAGVPVRVYAPETTPRPILDTIRAMGVELITIDGHIGDAGRMSVAFAAESGYFNVATLREPYRAEGNKTLGLELAEQLGWRLPDVVVYPTGGGEGVIGMWKVFKEMIQWGWLPPETRLPRIVVTQSTGCAPLVRAFDAGADRATPWDNPVTHASGLRVPGPLGDRLVLRAIRETDGIAAAADEDTIRAWTAQLASRTGIDAAPEGGCAVAVTAQLVAAGRIARNAEVVVYNTGSGASYRA, from the coding sequence ATGTCCTCCTGGTATCTCGAATGTTCGTCGTGCGGCGCTCGCGCCGAGCAACATGCCCCCGTTGGCCTGTGCCCGGCGTGTACCCAGCCGTACCTGGCCATCTACGACGGGGCGCCACCGCGCCGCGAGGACCTGCTTTCCCGCTGGGACATGTGGCGGTATGCGCCCGCTTTGCCCCTGCTGGAGGGTGAGGCGCCGGTGACGCTGGGGGAGGGCTGCACCCCGCTGACCGAGTTGCCGGCACTTGCCGACGAGGTCGGGGTGCGCCGCCTGTGGGTGAAGGATGAGGCAGTCAACCCCACCGCGTCCTTCAAGGCGCGCGGCCTCGCCGCCGCGGTAACCCGTGCGAAGCACCGTGGTGTGCCCGGGCTCGTCGTCCCCACCGCCGGGAACGCCGGCGCTGCCCTCGCCGCTTATGGCGCGGCCGCAGGCGTTCCCGTTCGCGTGTACGCCCCCGAAACAACCCCGCGCCCCATCCTGGACACCATCCGCGCCATGGGCGTTGAGCTGATCACCATCGACGGCCACATCGGGGACGCAGGACGGATGAGCGTCGCCTTCGCGGCCGAAAGTGGGTACTTCAACGTGGCCACGCTGCGCGAGCCGTACCGCGCCGAGGGCAACAAGACCCTGGGACTGGAGCTGGCCGAGCAACTTGGGTGGCGACTCCCTGACGTCGTGGTCTATCCCACCGGCGGTGGCGAGGGCGTCATCGGGATGTGGAAGGTGTTCAAGGAGATGATCCAGTGGGGATGGCTACCGCCAGAGACCCGCTTGCCGCGAATCGTGGTGACGCAGTCGACGGGGTGCGCGCCCTTGGTCCGTGCCTTTGACGCCGGCGCGGATCGCGCGACCCCGTGGGACAATCCGGTCACGCATGCCTCAGGGTTGCGCGTCCCCGGGCCCCTGGGCGATCGACTGGTGCTCCGTGCCATTCGGGAGACGGACGGCATCGCCGCGGCCGCCGACGAGGACACCATTCGCGCCTGGACGGCCCAACTGGCCTCACGGACCGGGATCGACGCCGCGCCAGAGGGTGGCTGCGCCGTAGCGGTGACGGCGCAGCTGGTTGCCGCCGGGCGGATCGCGCGCAATGCCGAGGTGGTTGTCTACAACACGGGCAGCGGCGCCTCCTACCGCGCCTGA
- the uvrC gene encoding excinuclease ABC subunit UvrC — protein MSWDPPPSVAAKLPTLPETPGVYLWKDTAGVVLYVGKAKRLRSRVRSYFASDHEASVKTQLLVRLIASLDTIVVPSEAHALILEANLIKEHRPRFNISLRDDKSYPYIKVTLNEPFPRVLVTRRLVHDGARYFGPYTDVGAMRRALNLVKRIFTVRSCQYALPEDAPERACLDYHIGRCKAPCVGYQADAEYRGMIDEVVLFLDGKAQEVVHRVRERMTAAAAALDFERAGEYRDALRHLEQMEEPTVVVQVEGGDRDVIGYARDAGDACVVVMRIRGGKLLARDQRFMDNIEGESDEAVLAAYLNGWYRAAGERADELLVPFDFADREVLEGTLERTQVLVPQRGPRRELVAFAEQNARHLLEEFRLAGLEVEERAASPVYELQRELGLPRLPRSIACFDISTAQGTDTVGSCVWFENARPRRGEYRKFKVKTVVGTDDFASMREVVGRFARRRLDEGKGMPDLIVIDGGKGQLQAAIDALTDAGVTDQQVISLAKRDEEVFLPGRSDPVRLPRRSPALRTLQQARDEAHRFAVTFNRARRTARTITSELLKVPGVGPQKRRSLLHRFGSLQGVKDAAPEDIASLPGFSLVTARRILDALSGTAPAVPNEPPLAPGEPTG, from the coding sequence ATGAGCTGGGATCCACCCCCGTCGGTTGCGGCCAAGCTGCCGACCCTTCCCGAGACCCCGGGCGTCTACCTCTGGAAAGACACCGCCGGGGTGGTGCTTTATGTCGGCAAGGCCAAGCGCCTGCGCTCCCGCGTGCGGAGCTACTTCGCCTCGGACCATGAGGCGAGCGTGAAGACCCAGCTGCTCGTGCGGCTCATCGCGTCCCTGGACACGATCGTCGTCCCGAGCGAGGCCCATGCGCTCATCCTCGAGGCCAACCTCATCAAGGAGCACCGGCCGCGGTTCAACATCTCTCTTCGCGATGACAAGTCGTACCCGTACATCAAGGTCACGCTGAACGAGCCGTTCCCGCGTGTCCTCGTGACGCGGCGGCTGGTGCACGACGGCGCCCGGTACTTCGGGCCCTACACAGACGTCGGTGCGATGCGACGCGCGCTGAACCTCGTAAAGCGCATCTTCACGGTGCGCTCCTGCCAGTATGCCTTGCCCGAGGACGCCCCAGAGCGGGCCTGCCTGGACTACCACATTGGACGGTGCAAGGCACCCTGCGTCGGTTACCAGGCCGATGCGGAGTATCGCGGGATGATCGATGAGGTGGTGCTGTTCCTGGACGGCAAGGCGCAGGAGGTCGTGCATCGCGTCCGCGAGCGCATGACGGCCGCGGCGGCCGCCCTCGACTTTGAGCGCGCCGGGGAGTATCGCGACGCCCTGCGGCACCTGGAGCAGATGGAGGAGCCTACCGTCGTGGTGCAGGTGGAAGGCGGCGACCGTGATGTCATTGGCTACGCCCGTGATGCCGGCGACGCGTGTGTGGTGGTCATGCGGATCCGCGGCGGCAAGTTGCTCGCGCGCGACCAGCGCTTCATGGACAACATCGAGGGAGAGTCCGACGAGGCCGTCCTGGCGGCCTACCTGAACGGGTGGTATCGCGCCGCCGGCGAACGTGCGGACGAGCTGCTGGTCCCGTTTGACTTCGCTGATCGCGAGGTGCTCGAGGGCACGCTGGAGCGGACCCAGGTCCTGGTGCCCCAGCGCGGGCCGCGCCGTGAGCTCGTCGCGTTTGCCGAGCAGAATGCGAGGCACCTGCTCGAGGAGTTCCGGCTCGCAGGCCTGGAAGTGGAGGAGCGTGCGGCGAGCCCGGTCTACGAGCTGCAGCGCGAGCTTGGCCTGCCGCGGCTTCCACGGTCCATCGCCTGCTTTGACATCTCGACGGCTCAGGGGACCGACACGGTCGGGTCCTGCGTCTGGTTCGAGAATGCGCGCCCGCGCCGCGGCGAGTACCGCAAATTCAAGGTGAAGACCGTCGTCGGGACCGACGACTTTGCGTCGATGCGCGAGGTGGTTGGGCGCTTCGCGCGGCGGCGCCTCGACGAGGGGAAGGGGATGCCGGACCTCATCGTCATCGATGGGGGCAAGGGCCAGCTGCAGGCGGCCATCGATGCCCTCACCGACGCCGGGGTCACCGACCAGCAGGTGATCAGCCTGGCGAAACGAGACGAGGAGGTCTTCCTGCCGGGGCGCAGCGATCCGGTGCGGCTGCCTCGCCGGTCTCCCGCGCTGCGTACGCTGCAGCAGGCCCGTGACGAGGCCCATCGGTTTGCCGTGACGTTCAATCGCGCTCGGCGCACCGCCCGCACCATCACATCCGAGCTGCTCAAGGTCCCCGGGGTCGGTCCCCAAAAGCGCCGATCACTGCTGCACCGATTCGGGTCGCTGCAGGGGGTGAAGGACGCGGCCCCGGAGGACATTGCATCCCTTCCGGGGTTCTCGCTCGTGACAGCCCGGCGCATCCTGGACGCCCTGTCGGGGACGGCGCCGGCCGTGCCTAACGAGCCGCCGCTTGCTCCGGGCGAGCCCACGGGCTAG
- the murJ gene encoding murein biosynthesis integral membrane protein MurJ, with translation MSDSARTGGAGRGGAVAVAAGILASRVLGLVRQKVFNHFLGAGTAADAFNVAFRIPNVLQNLFGEGVLSASFIPVYARLRAGADDARRREVAGVVFGVLALGVGVLVLAGVLAAPLVVRLLAPGFTGDQRDLTIRLVQVLFPGAGLLVLSAWCLGVLNTHGRFLLSYASPVAWNLAMIAALLGWGERETSARLVVILAWGSLIGSALQLAVQWPSVHRLLGAWRPRLRSTSPEAATVFRNFWPVFVGRGVTQLSGFVDVMVASTLLPGSASMLANAQAVYMLPVSLFGMSVSAAALPGLSAVAGDASEEARVSLRGMLDARLRQVAYFVIPSAVALVALGSAIIALLFEGGAYGATEAAWQRWTLAAAGPGLLAATLGRLYATTLFALHDTRTPQRAAITRVALAAGFGVAAASWGVPAVGLHPRFGIVALLAASGLAAWVEWAMLRRHVARRLGAGAPALTALLRVWVCALAAAGAALAASAAPVAGQVSARWLALMALAVYSVAYLVLTLWLRVPEARSFSARLRRR, from the coding sequence ATGAGCGACTCGGCACGCACCGGCGGGGCGGGCCGGGGCGGGGCGGTGGCAGTCGCCGCCGGGATCCTGGCCAGTCGCGTGCTCGGCCTGGTGCGCCAGAAGGTGTTCAACCACTTCCTCGGGGCGGGCACCGCGGCGGACGCCTTCAACGTCGCGTTTCGCATTCCCAATGTGCTGCAGAATTTGTTTGGGGAAGGGGTGCTCAGCGCGTCGTTCATCCCGGTTTACGCGCGATTGCGTGCGGGGGCGGACGATGCGCGCCGTCGTGAGGTGGCGGGGGTCGTCTTCGGCGTGCTCGCGCTCGGCGTCGGTGTCCTCGTGCTCGCCGGCGTCCTCGCGGCGCCCCTGGTGGTGCGGCTGCTCGCGCCCGGCTTCACCGGTGACCAGCGCGACCTGACCATCCGCCTGGTGCAGGTCCTTTTCCCGGGCGCGGGCCTGCTGGTCCTTTCGGCCTGGTGCCTGGGCGTCCTGAACACCCACGGTCGCTTCCTGCTCTCCTACGCGTCGCCGGTGGCGTGGAACCTGGCGATGATCGCTGCACTCCTCGGTTGGGGCGAGCGGGAGACCTCGGCGCGCCTCGTCGTGATCCTGGCCTGGGGGAGCTTGATCGGGAGTGCCCTGCAACTGGCTGTGCAATGGCCGTCCGTCCATCGCCTGCTCGGGGCATGGCGCCCGCGCCTCCGCTCGACGAGCCCGGAGGCGGCGACCGTCTTTCGCAACTTCTGGCCCGTGTTCGTGGGGCGCGGAGTCACTCAACTCTCCGGATTCGTCGACGTGATGGTGGCGTCCACCCTCCTGCCCGGCTCGGCCAGCATGCTGGCAAACGCGCAGGCCGTTTACATGCTGCCGGTGAGCTTGTTCGGGATGTCCGTCTCGGCTGCGGCACTACCTGGTTTGTCAGCCGTGGCGGGGGACGCGTCGGAGGAAGCCAGGGTGTCCCTGCGCGGGATGCTTGATGCGCGGCTCCGTCAGGTCGCGTATTTCGTCATCCCATCTGCCGTGGCCCTGGTGGCGCTTGGGTCGGCAATCATCGCCCTCTTGTTCGAGGGGGGGGCCTACGGGGCTACCGAGGCAGCATGGCAACGCTGGACCCTGGCCGCCGCGGGGCCCGGCCTGTTGGCTGCCACGCTCGGACGATTGTACGCGACCACGCTGTTCGCCCTGCACGACACGCGCACGCCGCAGCGCGCCGCGATCACGCGTGTGGCCTTGGCGGCCGGGTTTGGAGTCGCGGCCGCGTCGTGGGGCGTCCCCGCGGTCGGGCTGCACCCACGGTTCGGGATCGTGGCGCTGCTCGCGGCCTCCGGCCTTGCTGCGTGGGTGGAGTGGGCGATGCTCCGGCGCCATGTCGCGCGGCGCCTCGGCGCAGGTGCCCCGGCGTTGACGGCTTTGCTGCGCGTGTGGGTGTGTGCGCTGGCGGCGGCCGGTGCGGCGCTGGCCGCATCGGCGGCGCCTGTCGCGGGACAGGTGAGTGCCCGGTGGCTCGCACTGATGGCGCTGGCCGTCTACAGCGTCGCCTACCTGGTCTTGACGCTGTGGCTCCGTGTCCCCGAAGCCCGAAGCTTCTCCGCGCGCCTCCGGCGCCGCTAG